One window of Natrinema sp. SYSU A 869 genomic DNA carries:
- a CDS encoding zinc-dependent alcohol dehydrogenase family protein, with translation MNTSTLTDVGSVEVRERDRPVPADNELLVQVGACGVCMTDYHMYHGSFAAETPLVLGHESAGTVAEVGEDVTGYETGDRVAINPTIPCNACTYCKRGETHLCENNTSIGGAADSVIDGAFAEYVRVPQTNVEAIGDMSFERAALAEPLACCLHGLDQVDCDPGDSVAIIGAGPIGLLLLQVFRSVGAAPVIVSELDETRREIASELGADAVIDPEDTDDPVTAIQTAAGGPVDVGVEAIGLVPTIEQANAVTAKGGSTLIFGVPDQDDTLEISPFDVFFDEVGYQGSYSLTTEDFERAVILLENGRIEADPLITDRISLEDLPTAFDRMENGDGLKHVVIPDSK, from the coding sequence ATGAACACAAGCACACTGACAGACGTTGGGTCGGTCGAGGTACGGGAGCGTGACCGGCCGGTTCCGGCCGACAACGAGTTACTGGTTCAGGTCGGCGCTTGCGGCGTCTGTATGACTGACTATCACATGTATCATGGCTCGTTTGCCGCGGAGACGCCACTCGTGTTAGGCCATGAAAGCGCCGGGACAGTCGCTGAGGTCGGTGAAGACGTTACCGGGTACGAGACTGGTGATCGGGTCGCGATCAACCCGACTATTCCGTGTAACGCCTGTACGTACTGCAAGCGCGGCGAGACTCACCTCTGTGAGAACAACACGAGCATCGGTGGGGCTGCCGACAGCGTCATCGACGGTGCATTCGCCGAGTACGTTCGAGTCCCGCAGACAAACGTCGAAGCGATCGGTGATATGTCGTTCGAGCGAGCAGCACTGGCCGAACCGTTGGCCTGCTGTCTCCATGGACTCGATCAGGTCGACTGTGATCCGGGTGACAGCGTCGCTATCATCGGCGCGGGTCCGATCGGGCTGCTCTTGCTTCAGGTATTTCGAAGCGTCGGTGCCGCACCGGTTATCGTCTCGGAACTCGACGAAACGCGGCGTGAAATCGCATCGGAACTCGGTGCGGATGCTGTTATCGACCCCGAGGACACCGATGACCCGGTCACAGCTATCCAGACGGCCGCGGGCGGACCCGTCGACGTCGGCGTTGAGGCCATCGGGCTCGTCCCGACAATTGAACAGGCCAACGCAGTGACCGCGAAGGGCGGGTCGACGCTCATTTTCGGCGTTCCAGACCAGGACGATACGCTGGAAATCAGCCCCTTCGATGTCTTCTTCGACGAGGTAGGCTATCAGGGTTCATACTCGCTGACGACCGAGGATTTCGAGCGAGCGGTCATACTACTCGAAAATGGGCGGATCGAGGCAGACCCTCTCATTACCGATCGAATTAGTCTCGAAGACCTGCCGACAGCGTTCGACCGTATGGAG